ATTTCACTGGTGAAGTCGTCGCTGATGTAGTCAGTGAAGTGTTCTTCGAGGAAGGTTGAAACCACATCACCGGTGTCGGTTGGGATGAGCGTGCGGCCGTCTTTCTCAACATACCCGCGCTGTACGATGGTGTTCATAATACTCGCGTAGGTAGATGGTCGACCAATGCCGCGTTTCTCAAGTTCTTTGATCAGGCCAGCTTCTGAGTAGCGGCCAGGTGGCTGGGTTTGCTTAGCTTCAATAGCAACCTCCTTGCATGAAAGCGTGTCGCCCTTCTGAAGCTTTGGTACTTCGGTGTCTTCGCCACGAGCTCGTGTGTCGACTTTGAGCCAGCCGTCGAAGATGACGCGTGAACCGTTGACTGCGAAGTCTGGAATAGTTTCTGCGCTATCAGTGACGTTGGTGATAAGTTTAGTGCGCTTCAGGGTTGCATCGGCCATCTGAGAAGCAACGGCTCGTTCGAAGATCAGTTCGTAGAGGGCTTTTTGATCGCCGGTAGAGCCAGCAGATTTTTTAGCAAAGTTAGTCGGACGAACGGCTTCGTGCGCTTCCTGGGCGTTTTTGCTCTTGCTCTTATATGAACGTGGCTGGACGTACTCCTTGCCGTGTTCCTTGTGCAGCATGGCGATGATCTGCTTCTGTGCTTGAGCCGAGAGATTAGTACTATCGGTACGCATGTAGGTGATATGTCCGGCCTCATAGAGTTTTTGCGCCGCGCCCATGGTACGCGACGGGCTGAAGCCAAGTCGAGTGCTCGCGGTCTGCTGCAGCGTCGACGTCGTAAACGGAGGGCGCGGCGCCCGCTTCGCCTCACTTTCTTTTACTTCCTTGATCTCCCAGTCATGCTTTTCGCCTACTTTCTTGATGCGATCAGCTTCTTTTTGCTCGCTGGGTTCAACGGTGCAGGTAAAAGGAATGATTGCTTTCTTGTCTTTCAGGTGCGCAGTGAGTACAAAATAGTCTTCCGGAATGAAGGCACGGATCTCGCGTTCGCGTTCCATCACGATACGTAGCGCTGGAGATTGTACGCGCCCAGCTGAAAGGCCGTAACGGACTTTCTTCCAGATGAGTCCGGACAGATCGTACCCCACGAGACGATCAAGCACACGACGTGCTTCCTGAGCTTCCTTCAGGTGCATGTCGATCTTGCGTGGATGCGCGATCGCTTCTTTGATCGCATCTTCGGTGATCTCATTAAAGGCCACCCGCTTGAGATTTTTGTTGTGCTTCTTCAGAAGCTCTGCGACGTGCCAGGCGATTGCTTCACCTTCGCGGTCGGGGTCGGATGCGAGCAGTACCTCGTCGGCTTTTTCGGCAGCGTGTTGAAGTCCTTCGATTACTTTATGCTTGCCAGGAGAGACAATATAACGCGGCACAAAACCACCATCGACATCGACGGCGTCTTTATTGGTCTTCGGCAAGTCACGCACATGCCCGATCGAGGACAGTACTTTGTAGCCTTTGCCTAAGTATTTCTCGATGGTCTTTGCCTTGGCTGGAGACTCAACGATCACGAGGGTTTGTTTTGATGACATAAATCGGTAGTACAAATACTAGCACAGTTTGTTTTTGTCAAACGTAAATTGACTTATATCAAAAAATATGTATAATATTTAAGATACATTTTGTTCCAACGGTAACAATAGGAGAAGTCTGGTGAGTGACGTGACAAACAAGAAGTTGGTGATCGAAGGTGTCGTCGCTGCTGCGGTGATCTACTTCGTCTGGCTGATGATGGAGGTATTCTGGTGGTCGTCTCCTGCAGCTGTTGGTCGATTCCTGTACGAGAATTGGGCAGAGATGTTTCTGTTCAAAGTCGTGCTGGTGTTGCTGATGGTTACTAGTGCATTCGTGCATAATCGACCGGAGGCCATCCGTTCGCTGGTCAACTGTGTGCATGACTGGGCACGCAGCACGGGCTAGTTCCGCACACAGCCGTTCAACCAAATAGCCGCCTGGCTTTGGTTGGGCGGCTTTTTAAATAAATTATGAGCAAGTCGACTGATGTAGGCCGTACAAATCTGATAAGATGCTCACGTGCACAAATTATTTACTATTTCTCTGATTCTGAAAGGGTTGAATGGACTGGCGGAAGTCGTGCTTGGTCTGGCGGCGGTATTTATCACACATGATACGCTTGTGTACTATGTGGGTCTTTTGACGCGT
Above is a window of Candidatus Nomurabacteria bacterium DNA encoding:
- the topA gene encoding type I DNA topoisomerase, producing the protein MSSKQTLVIVESPAKAKTIEKYLGKGYKVLSSIGHVRDLPKTNKDAVDVDGGFVPRYIVSPGKHKVIEGLQHAAEKADEVLLASDPDREGEAIAWHVAELLKKHNKNLKRVAFNEITEDAIKEAIAHPRKIDMHLKEAQEARRVLDRLVGYDLSGLIWKKVRYGLSAGRVQSPALRIVMEREREIRAFIPEDYFVLTAHLKDKKAIIPFTCTVEPSEQKEADRIKKVGEKHDWEIKEVKESEAKRAPRPPFTTSTLQQTASTRLGFSPSRTMGAAQKLYEAGHITYMRTDSTNLSAQAQKQIIAMLHKEHGKEYVQPRSYKSKSKNAQEAHEAVRPTNFAKKSAGSTGDQKALYELIFERAVASQMADATLKRTKLITNVTDSAETIPDFAVNGSRVIFDGWLKVDTRARGEDTEVPKLQKGDTLSCKEVAIEAKQTQPPGRYSEAGLIKELEKRGIGRPSTYASIMNTIVQRGYVEKDGRTLIPTDTGDVVSTFLEEHFTDYISDDFTSEMEDELDEIASGEREYVKTLSDFYKPFTKAVAAKEDIEKLTTLGPGPKEFPCPKCGATMDRKLGRNGTFLSCSKFPDCDGARLIDGSEVKPDAPIGKHPETGEPIFVLNGRFGPYVQLGEAPATKDEDGKTIPVKKRGPAPRRASLPAGTKPEDVSLNDAVKYLLLPRELGNHPKTGEPIIANTGQYGPYIGHAGDFRSLKDPKKDDPYTITYERALEILAEPKTLRKGETLLKELGVHPTTRKLVNVFESKSGRYLKKGFKRIGIPDNVKTEDITLELAVELLKQR